From Panicum hallii strain FIL2 chromosome 2, PHallii_v3.1, whole genome shotgun sequence, a single genomic window includes:
- the LOC112882187 gene encoding ORM1-like protein 3, with the protein MGRRGEPYYVEAAPPVDVNKNTEWFMYPGVWTTYILLLFFAWLLVLSVSGCSPGAAWTVVNLAHFAITYHFFHWKKGTPFAADDQGMYSRLTWWEQIDNGQQLTRNRKFLTVVPVVLYLIASHLTDYKQPMFFLNTVAVFVLVVAKLPNMHKVRIFGINADI; encoded by the exons ATGGGGCGGAGGGGGGAGCCCTACTACGTGGAGGCGGCGCCGCCGGTGGACGTCAACAAGAACACCGAGTGGTTCATGTACCCGGGCGTCTGGACCACCTACATCCTGCTCCTCTTCTTCGCCTGGCTCCTCGTCCTCTCCGTCTCCGGCTGCTCCCCGGGGGCCGCCTGGACCGTCGTCAACCTCGCGCACTTTGCC ATCACTTACCACTTCTTCCATTGGAAGAAAGGAACCCCATTTGCTGCTGATGACCAGGGCATGTACAGCCGATTGACATGGTGGGAGCAAATTGACAATGGCCAGCAGCTTACACGGAACAGAAAGTTTTTAACCGTGGTACCTGTGGTCCT GTACCTGATTGCATCACACTTGACCGACTACAAACAGCCGATGTTTTTCCTCAACACGGTGGCTGTTTTCGTGTTGGTTGTAGCAAAGCTGCCAAACATGCACAAGGTCCGCATATTTGGAATCAATGCAGACATCTGA
- the LOC112880868 gene encoding uncharacterized protein LOC112880868, which produces MGSVVSSAANGVGTLVGNVVSAPFKVLFGASCESVCSGTWDLPCFIEHVCISSLLRLFLVIIVTYIVLLFGYVLCKLGIVKCVAKNAFKMVWKPCSACCGVLGLLWQKVRDTKRVHRGRRSRRERDVELGEPSSSTTRDGTGSSSSSSSDDDGDHRRGAAAGSRSTGRSLPSSSSSVRERRKDRIRQSLRLKRVSSKVERAARVS; this is translated from the exons ATGGGGTCCGTCGTGAGCTCGGCGGCGAACGGCGTCGGCACGCTCGTCGGGAACGTCGTGTCCGCGCCGTTCAAGGTGCTCTTCGGCGCCTCCTGCGA GAGCGTTTGCTCGGGGACATGGGACCTGCCCTGCTTCATCGAGCACGTCTGCATCTCCAGCCTGCTCAGGCTCTTCTTGGTTATCATCGTCACCTACATTG TGCTGCTGTTCGGGTATGTCCTGTGCAAGCTGGGCATCGTCAAGTGCGTGGCCAAGAACGCCTTCAAGATGGTGTGGAAGCCCTGCTCGGCCTGCTGCGGCGTGCTCGGCCTCCTCTGGCAGAAGGTGCGCGACACCAAGCGCGTGCACCGCGGCCGACGCAGCCGGCGGGAGCGGGACGTCGAGCTGGGGGAGCCCAGCAGCAGCACGACCCGCGACGGCACGGGctcatcctcatcatcctcctccgACGACGATGGTGACCACCGCcggggcgccgcggcgggcaGCAGGTCGACGGGGAGATCgttgccgtcgtcgtcgtcgtcggtgcgggagaggaggaaggacAGGATCCGGCAGTCCCTGCGCCTGAAGAGGGTCAGCTCCAAGGTGGAGCGCGCTGCGAGGGTAAGCTAG